One genomic segment of Mesoterricola silvestris includes these proteins:
- a CDS encoding ATP-binding protein codes for MRAAADPESFRLVIPSQTRYLNLVTGLAKRASLVAGMDDATAAKVSIAVDEAVTNVIIHAYRGESTHQVEIELRFREEALEIRIWNTGGGLHDEDVVLPDPKEYVKHPRKGGLGLLLMSRFMDEIHFKDTDGRSECCMIKRTPA; via the coding sequence GTGCGTGCCGCCGCAGACCCCGAGAGCTTCCGGCTGGTCATCCCCAGCCAGACGCGGTACCTGAACCTGGTCACGGGCCTGGCCAAGCGGGCCTCGCTGGTGGCGGGCATGGACGACGCCACCGCCGCCAAGGTCTCCATCGCCGTGGACGAGGCCGTCACCAACGTCATCATCCACGCCTACCGGGGCGAGAGCACCCACCAGGTGGAGATCGAGCTGCGCTTCCGGGAGGAGGCCCTGGAGATCCGCATCTGGAACACCGGCGGCGGCCTCCACGACGAGGACGTGGTGCTGCCCGATCCCAAGGAGTACGTCAAGCACCCCCGCAAGGGCGGTCTGGGGCTCCTGCTCATGAGCCGCTTCATGGACGAGATCCACTTCAAGGACACCGACGGGCGCAGCGAGTGCTGCATGATAAAGCGCACTCCAGCCTGA
- a CDS encoding STAS domain-containing protein, which produces MADLLIQVREVDGVAVMRPEGFINAHTVRMFEDALEKLVAEGRFTILLDCQGLNYISSAGLGAIMGLIETVRDNGGDILLCNLHENVFAIFDTLGFTQLYRVFPTEAEAILAVAGKA; this is translated from the coding sequence ATGGCCGATCTTTTGATCCAGGTGCGCGAGGTGGATGGTGTGGCGGTGATGCGGCCCGAGGGCTTCATCAACGCCCATACGGTCCGGATGTTCGAGGACGCCCTGGAGAAGCTCGTGGCCGAGGGCCGGTTCACCATCCTCCTGGACTGCCAGGGCCTCAACTACATCAGCTCCGCAGGCCTGGGGGCCATCATGGGCCTCATCGAGACCGTGCGGGACAACGGCGGGGACATCCTCCTCTGCAACCTCCACGAGAACGTCTTCGCGATCTTCGACACCCTGGGGTTCACCCAGCTGTACCGGGTCTTTCCCACGGAGGCCGAAGCCATCCTGGCCGTGGCCGGGAAGGCCTGA